GCTAAACACCTCATTAAACCGTCTGGGATGTCCATAGTCTATGCGGTGACATTAAATGTTCACTATCGTGAGTGACATAAAACGTTGCTCCATTCGTCTGATTCATACATGTAAAGAAAAAGCTGAAATGCATACAATAAGTATGTCTGCCTAAACCACCCCTTGTACTATAGCATGTCGTGTCGAATTTCCTTTAGTACGTTAACCAAAAGCCAAAACGCATCGAATCACATTCCCGTTTTCCAAagaaatgtttgcaaaaaaaatgagTCAAAGCTGAACACCTATCATTCCTAATCAAAACTTTGCCAGTACCATCACCTGaattttgcaaaaaagaatTTGCAAATTAACAGTATCGTGAATGTGCGTAATTGGCTGCATCGTTCTTTCAGAAGTCAAAACTGTTGCTTCGATTGAAACCATTCATTTGCAGATATCTAGCTGCGTTTCTTATCGTTAAGTACTAAAAATAAATCTACAGGCACGAtctttatatcttaaaaattataaaataaagataaaaacattgaatatgtGTGTTTATTCATATAACAATGGCAATGGAATTAAGAATACAATTAACGtaatttatattgtaaacttTTCTTTGTCTAAACAAACAATACAGTTATACTGTTTAATGGAAGTCTTCAAGCAAAGGAGTAAGGATGAtaaaatgattgtaataatacaaatacagggacaagcctaatAGCCGATCAATCAGCGAAGATCAAAACAACATGAACGGATTACACATGCATCATAATAGTATCTTTATTAATGCATGTTGAGGTATTAATGATTCATAGTGTTAATGCCATAAGATTAAAATGTGCAGGATTTTGCAGTTTACTACCATTATGTTAGTCTTTGTTATCTCTTGGTTTAAAACATCTGTCCTTTTGTAGATGTTCAGCTATATCCGGGTATGAATGTCTGTATTCTGATAAATGGTTTAACCTATGACAGAGTTCACACAAGAAGTAGGGCCAACCAGCACCATACTGCGCTTCATACTTGTCTTTCTCTTTCAATAACTTCACATACCGATCTTTGTCATTAGCAAGGTCATTTAGATACCCCACCAGTTTGGCTGGCGATTCAAACTCCACACTGTTGACGTAAGTTTGTGTAGGAATTACTTTTCGGTAGTCTGCCCCGCCTCTTGCCACTAATATCCAGTCATGGTTGTAATTCATCAAAAACTTCTCAGTTATGTAGTCACTGCAGAAAGAGTTTTCAAAAGCAAgataaaacttatattttggAATTAATTTTGCCAGGACATCAGGCTGTATTTTTCCTTTACCACATGAGCCATAGATATCTACATCGAGTCCGCTGTTTTGTAACTTCTTGACATAGAGCTCTCGTTTGCTTTGTGTTCTACAATTGCTTACAATCCAGAGAGCGGTTTTGTTTTTGGCAGTAAAGATAGCGTCATAGTCTTTCTCAATAATTGTTGTCCTTGTCTTTATGAAACCAGCACCATGAGGCAAATCTGTATCCAAATTAAGAGAACTAGACCAATTTACCTGATTTCGCCAGTGTGGCGAGCTGTACCCAGAAAAGTCACGCCCATAAGGACTCTCTCCAAGTTTGAATATCCATGCCTGGTCTGGATTTCCCCGTTTGAATGGTGGTTTTTGTCCTATTTTTGAGTAGCTCACTGTAAATATAACTGCATCCACATGGTTCACCTCAGAAACCGCATCAGTGGCGACACAGTTACTGTACTCACATTTGGTGAACATCTGTGTGGTGTGTATAATGTTTGTCGCTCGATCCTTATACCAAAGTATGCTCTTTTTTGTCGAGTTGCGTTCTTCTCTACGTGCACTCGTATTGTATCTTATTTTCACATCAAGCAAATCGTTTATGCAGGACCTTTTCGAACACTTCGTTACTGGCCCACTCATGTTTACtgtaatacttttgttttcataagaTTTAGTTTGTATGTGAACACCGCTAACTTTAGTGTTATTGTCATCTGTTAttattaaagaattgtttttgcGAGGCACCAGCCATACCAAGAGTATAGTTGCACATATCAAAACCAAACCTCCCCTCTTCATGAAACTCATGAAACTGCGAGGTATCATGTTAAggtgtatattttaaatcatctaACGGTAATTGTTTTATAGTCTGCGAAATATGATTGCATCTAAAGGAAATACAACCAAAAAAGTCcttcatgaaataaaagaagCTAAATGATGACTAATTGTTTCAGTTTTGTTCATTCCTCtgtttttaacaatgtatatttatgagaaaaatcaaaatatacttGTATTTTAGTGTTTATAGTATTAGTTTACCGTCGGTCCACTCAACACGTCGTTAGTGTTAACAATATCCAAAATGTCACACAATTCACTGAGAGGTGTcaataaataaacttaataGAATCCGTGTATATTCTGATCATAACGACATAACCCAAGAGGTAGTTTTTAAATGAgctaaaacaaaattgttaggTCAATACATTGTTCGCCTTAAAACGAACATATCTTTACAATGGCATACAATTACCAGAGGACAGTGTCAAATTACAGAATACATCGGGAGCAATCTTTTGAATTGCATGTCCTTGATTGCCAGGTAAAGATCGCAAATATCGTTTCGCGTATATAGGCTTTATTGGTGATATGAAAGGTTTTGAGTTTTGTAAATTCAATTCGCACGATTTCCTAAccattaagaaaataataaggTTATTGGTCGCAAACAGAAATATGTCTCCGAAATTCCATCGAGCATTATAAAAATGGACCATGCCgattgaaatattcattatttcaagatttacttttacattcaaaataaagttatagCGTTACAAAATGGACGTTATAACGCGGCACCGTGAAGAAGAAACGTATAAAGAATTAATTAAAcgtatattacaatatattgaattgaattaaatactCAATAGAAATTCGACAAGGTGTCACGTAAAAACAATGagaatcaaaatatataaaagtgtaAGGGAACAATATGGtatgttgggacaagtgtggATACGAATAAAATAGTTTAAGCCTCCTGTGGACTGTCAAAGGCGATATAcccaaacatattttaaattatataaactgATGGCGTTAAATAAActgatgtaaataaaacacacacgcTAACTTGGTTTTATTAAGGTTGCATGTAATTACCAACACAGCAAActtaacaaatgtatataatatattaaaaacaatccTATGGTAACCAATTTATGCAGAAAGtcacaaattaaacattatgatgagagttgatatttaatgttaatcatGGTCATCTCAACATTATGTCAGTACTGAGTATGACCTCAACggtttgcaaaaaaataaatagtctACG
The Mya arenaria isolate MELC-2E11 chromosome 12, ASM2691426v1 DNA segment above includes these coding regions:
- the LOC128212134 gene encoding alpha-(1,3)-fucosyltransferase C-like — protein: MGVTFLGTARHTGEISDYITEKFLMNYNHDWILVARGGADYRKVIPTQTYVNSVEFESPAKLVGYLNDLANDKDRYVKLLKEKDKYEAQYGAGWPYFLCELCHRLNHLSEYRHSYPDIAEHLQKDRCFKPRDNKD